TCAGGGCCTTGAGCGGCGCGGGCTCGCGGCGGGCCTGGTTGGCAATCATCAGGCCGGCGAAGGTTTGGCGCAGGGCCGTGCTGATGAGGTTTTCCTCGGTGCCGAGCTTCTGCTGGTCAAGAATGTAGAGGGGCTTGCTAAAGTTGGGGTCGCGCTTGGCAATTTCCTCCTGCAGCATGCTGGCCTGCGCGTTTTGGCAGCCCAGGCTGAGCACGGTGGCGCCGGCCACGTTGGGGTGCGTGATGTAGCCGGCCAACAGGCCGCACAGCGACTGGGCATCTTGTCGGATGCCGCCGCAGCCGCCCTCGTGCGAGAGGAAGCGGATGCCGTCCACGTTCGGGAACGGGCGCGAGCTCTGGGCCACGTCCTCCCCTGCCGCCAGGTCGGCGCTCAGGATTTCTTCCACCGACTTGCCGGCCTGTAGCAGTTCCAGCAGCTTGCGGGTTTCGGGCTGGTAGTTTTTGCGGCGCTCGTAGCCGAGGTCGGTAATCAGGGCGTCTTTCAGCACCTGGATGTTGCGGTTTTCGCAGAACACCAGCGGAATCACCAGCCAATAGTTGGCGGTGCCCACGCGGCCGTCGGCGCGGTGGTAGCCCAGGAAGGTGCGGTCTTGCCAAGCCGATACGTCGGGGGCCTGCCAGGCGGCGCGCTGGTGACTTTGCTCGTCGTAGCTGTTGGTGGCGTGCTGCATGTTGGCCGTGGTGAGGCGGCCGCCGGGGCGAATGGCTTCCTTGGCTTTGCCCACCAGCACGCCGTACATCGTCACGGGCTCGCCGGCGTTCAGGCCCAGCGGCGTGAGCTTGTGCTTGGCCGGAATGGCTTCGGCGGTGGTCACGTAACCGCCTTCCCAAGGCACTTCGGTGCCGATGGGCAGGTCGACGAGGGCAACAAGAACGTTATCGGCTGGGTGAATGCGGGCAACTTGGTGTTTCATAGCAGTCATATTCAAAACGGCCAATACTAATTAGCGAGGGCTGTTTTTTTGGTGAAAAACGCCGCCAGGGTGCCCGAGGCACCTTCTTCCACCAGCTGGTTCAGGTAGCGGGTCACGGTCTCGGCAAAGCCGGGCAGGCGGGTGAGGTCCTGGCCCCACAGCACGGTGTTGCGCAGCGCCGTAGTAGTCAGCTCCTCGGGCGAGAGGCGGGCCCACAGGTCGGCGAAGTAGCCGGCGCGGTCGTCCGTGATGGTGTAAGGCTCGCCGTTGGCTTCGCCCTGGCCCACGCCCGGCGCCGAGGCCGTATTGCGCATAAACAGCAGGTAGGCCGCGAAGCCCAGCGCCATGTAGTGCGGCACGGCATTATGCGTCTGGTAGTAGTGCAGCAGCGTGGGCACGTTGCGCATCTGCATCTTGGCAGTGCCCTGCATGGCAATGGCCAGCCAGCGGTGCTCCAGATAGGGGTTGCGGAACCGGTCGAGCACCTGCATGCCGAAGCGCTGGCCCACTTTCTCGTCTACCTGGTACGGAATGCCGGGCAGCAGGTCGGCCAGCATCAGGTTGTGGATGAAGCGCGCCAGGTCCTCGTTGTCAAGGGCCTCGCGCACGGTAGTGCAGCCCACCAGGTGGGCCAGGGCGTAGCTCAGCGTGTGCGTGCCGTTGAGCAGGCGCAGCTTCAGCTCGCGGAACAGGGTGATGTCGGGGCGAATGACCACGCCTTTGGCCACGGAGTGGAACGAGAGCACTTCGCGCACCTTCTCGCCGCCTTCAATGGCCCAGAGCGCATAGGCTTCGCTCATGGTCAGCAGCTCGTCTTTGTAGCCCAGCTCCTCTTGCAATTGGGCATAGAGAGCCGGCTCGGGGCGGCCGGGCACAATGCGGTCGACCAGCGTATTGCAGAAATGGTTGGCGGCTTCAAGCCAGTCGATGAAGGCGCTGCCCAAGTCGTTGCGGTGGGCCAGCTCCAGCACAATGGCCTCCAGCTTGCGGCCGTTGTCGGGAATCAGTTCGGTGGGCACAATTACCAACCCGCGGTTCACGTCGCCGTTGAAGGCCTGAAAACGGGTGTAAAGCACGGCCAGCAGCTTGCCCGGAAACGACGACGGCGGCGTGAGGTGAATGTCCTCGTTCACCAGCTGAATGCCCACTTCGGTGGTGTTCGATATCACTACCTGCAGGTCGGGGCTGGTAGCAAACTTTAGCACGTCGGCCCACTGGCTTTTGGCCGAGAGCACGCGGCTGATGCTGGCGCACACCACGTTTTCTTCCACCGGCTTGCCGTCTTCCACGCCGCGCACGCACACCGTGTACAGGCCGTTCTGGCGCTCGAAGGCCGTGGCGTCGCCGCCGTCGGTGCTTTTCACCACCACCACGCGGCCGTTGAACACGCCCTGGCGGTTGGCCTCGTCAATCATGAAATCGGGCAGGCCGCGCAGCAGCACGCCGGTGCCAAACTGCAGCACCTTCTCGGGCAGGTCAAACAGGTTCTTGGCGGGCCAGGCCACTACGGCGCCACCCGAAGCCGGGGCGGCCAAAGCCAGCGGTTGATTCAAAGTGTCCATCGGAATGGAGTTGGAATAAAGACGGGGTGAATAAATTGGGCGTAACGAAGCTAGGGCAGCGCTTTAGGGCTTCTCTCCCGTACTCACCCGTTTCTGCCAGGCGGGGTAATCCTTTTCGAGGAGCTTGGCAGGCCAGGTGCCGGCGTAGAGGTAGCCGGCGCGGCGCTCGTTTTCAATCTCGCTGAGCTGATAATGCACCTTGCTGTCGCGCCCCACGTAAATCGGGCGGTCGGTATCGAGCTCGTAAAACCGGGCCCAGAGGGTGGCGCCGGCTTCGGGCACTATCACCCGGTCGCGGCCCGATTTTTCGCCAGGCGCCGCAATTTCCTTCATCGTGTAGCCGGTCAGCTTCACTTTCTGGAACCAGGCCACCGCGCTTTCGATGGCCTTGCGCACGGCCGGCGAGGGCTGCTCCACCCCCATCAGAAACCGCACAATTTCCACCGACTCGTCGCCGCTCAGCGAGGCCAGCTCGAAGGCGCGGGCTTTGGCCGGTTGCAGGGTTTTCTCGTCGTACTGCGCACACCAGGCCGTGGGCTGGCCCTGGCGCACGTACTGCGTTTTCAGGATGCAGTCGATGCCGCGCTCTACCGCCGCTTTGGCCTGCGGCACCAGCGCCGCGTCGAGGCCGTTGTACGGGGCCTTCTGCTGGCTTACTTCGCGCAGCACCTGCAGCACGCGCACCATGGCGTTGTCGTTGTAGGTAATCTGGTGGCGGTAGTTGCTGAAATCGGGGTAGTACTGCGGAAAGCCGCCGTTGGCGTACTGCATTTTCAGCAGGTAGCGAATGCCGCTTTCGGCGCCTTGGCGGTAGGCCGGGTTGTTGGTTTTCTGGTAAGCCCGGGCCAGGTAGATGATTTCGCGCGAGGTGGCGTTGTTGTCAATCGTGGCATCGTTGCGGTCTTTGTTGGCCAGCGTGCGGGCCCGGTCGGCCGCGCTCATGGGGTGCTTGTAGTCCACCTTCTCGCTGCCCACGGCTTTGGGCCAGCCGCCCACGGTGCGTTGGTACACCAGCATTTTTTCGGCCGTGCTATCCTGTAGCGCGGCTTGGGGCTGCGCCACGGGATTGGCCGTAGTGGCAGGGTCGGTGCCGGGGGTGCTCACGGTCTCGGCGGTGAGCGTTTGGCGGGCGCAGGAGGTGCCCACGGCCGTAGCCGCCAGCCCGCTCAAAAGCAGCAATAGTCGAAGCATGGTGTAGCCAGGGAGGGAAAATTCCCGGCGGCAGGCGCAGAACCTGCTGGGCCCGCCGCCGGGGTTAATTAGTAGCCGAAGTTTTGCTTCAGGGCCGGGTCGGCGCTGATGGTAGCCTGCGGGATGGGCAGCAGCTCCTTGCCACGGCCGGGCACGTATTCAGCTGCCAAGCCCGAGCCAACGCTGGTCACGCTGGTGGTGGCGCCGGGCAGCGTGTACACCGTGCCCGAGGGCTTGGTGTTGGCCACGTAGCTCGCGTCAATGGCCTGGCGCCAGTTCACGCGGGTGGTGCCGGCCGGGGCCGTGTTGGGCGTGGGCGAAGGCCGGTAAAACGAGCGCACCCACTGAATGGGCTGCACCGCCAGCGAGGGGCCGGTGGGCGTGCGGTAGTACTGGTACAGGGGCACGTTCTGGTAGGGAGGCAGGCCCTGGGCCATCTTCTCGATGTTGGTCTTTACTTCGGCCATTTTGGTCTCGAAGAGGTTCCAGCGCAGCAGGTCGTACTTGCGGATGCCTTCGCCACCGAACTCGATGTAGCGCTCGTTCACGATGGCGTTGAAGAAGCTGGCCTTGCTGGTCAGGCTAAAGCCAGCCTGTGCCAGGGTCGAAGCAGCCAGGGCGCGGTTGCCGCCAAAGCCGCGGGTGCGCACTTCCATGAAGGCATCCTGGGCCGCCTGGGTGGGGGCGCTGTTGAGCTCGTTCTCGGCCTCGGCAAACATGAGCAGCACGTCGGCGAAGCGGATGATGGGCCAGTTGTAGTCGAGGTAGTTCACCGAGCCCGTTACGGGCGGGATGTGCCAGTCGCGGCGCCATTTGCCGTCGGTGGCCGAGTTCAGGGCCACGCCAATCTGGAACGTGCCGGTGCTGGCAATGCCGTAGGTGGTGATGGTCACGTCGCGGCGCGTGTCGGTCGAATCGAAGGCGTAGAAGTAGGGCGGCGCAATGGTCACGGCGCCCTGCGTCGAGCCGTAGATGCTGGACGGGTTTTGCAGGCGCGGGCCGTTGTAGTAGCCAATCTTGCTGCCCGAAGCGCCCGTGGCCGTGCCCATGCCCACCTGGAACATGATTTCGTTCGAGCTCTCGTTGCGCAGCTCATTCATGCTCTTGAACACTTCCAAGAAGCTCGGGTTCAGGTTATGCTCCAGGCGCGCGGTGGGCGTCATCAGTTCCGCGCACTCCTGACGGGCAATGCGGTAATAGTCGAGGTAGTCGGCGGGGCGCGTCATCTGGTTGCCCTGCAGCGAGTAGCCGCCACGATACATGGCAATGCGGGCGCGCAGGGCCTTGGCGGCGCCCTTGGTGATGCGCTCGTTGGCCGCACCGGCCTGCGAGCGCCAGGGCAGCAGGTTTTCGGCCACCAGCAGGTCGTCGACGAGCTGCTTCAGCGTGGCGGCGCTGTTGGAGTTGGGCAGGTTGAAATCCTGGCCCGACACGGCCGGCGTGAACTGCACGGGCACGTTGCCCCAGTTGCGCACCAGCTCAAACAGGTACTGCGCGCGCAGCGTGAGGGCTTCGCCGTGCAGGCGCTTCAGGGCGGCAATGTCGGTGGCGCTGCCGCCGGTGTAGAGGGCCATCTTCGGAATCTGGTCGATGCAGATGTTCGAGCGCTCCACGCCCTGGTACAGCTGGTTCCAGGGGTTGTTGATTTCGGTGTTGTTGGGCAGGGCCGTGTAGCGGGCTATGCTGCGGCGGGCGCCGTCGGCGGCCCCGGCCGAGCCAATCAGCTCGTCCGAATCCAGCGGGTAGTACATGCTGATGCGCGTGCCGTAGCCGTTGTCGCCCGACAGCGGGTCGTAGGCGCCGATGACGGCCGCCGTGGCACCGCTCACGCTGCTGAACGTGTACTCGGTGGTGTTCAGCGCCAGGGGCTCCACTTCGAGGTAGTCTTTGCACGAAGACAGCAGCCCGCCGGCACCGGCCAGGACCACCGCGGCCAGCGCAACCCGGCCAAAAGAATGAAACGATTTCATATAGTTGAGGCGAAAAACGGGTGGGAATTAAAGCGACAGGTTCACGCCGAAGAGCAAGGCGCGGCTGCGGGGGTAGGCGGCGTAGTCCACGCCCGGCGTGAGCGGGGTGGCGCGGCGGGTGTTCACCTCCGGGTCGTAGCCCGTGTATTTGGTGAAGGTGTACACGTTGTTGGCCGTGAGGTAGAAGCGCAGGCTCTGAATCTTGGCGCGGCCGGTCAGTGCCTTGGGCAGGGTGTAGCCCACGGTGATGTTGTTCACGCGCAGGAACGAGCCGTCTTCCACGGCCCAGGAGTGGAACACCAGGTTGCGGGTGGGCGTCCAGATGTTGGCGTTCTGGTTCACTTCGTTCAGGCGGGCAATGGTGGTGATGGGCGAACCATCGGCCTCGATGATGCGGTAGCGGTTGCCCATGATGCCCAGCACGTTGTTGAAGGCCGTGTTGGCGGTGTTCGACGTGAACTCAATCTTGTTGGCGTTGTACACGTCGTTGCCCAGCACGAAGTTCAGGAACACGCTGGCGTCGAAACCTTTGAAGGTAAACTGCTGGTTCAGGCCGCCCACCATTTTGGGGTTGGCGTTGCCAATCACCGTCTGGTCGTTGGCGTCAATCTTGCCGTCGCCGTTCAGGTCCTTCAGCTTCAGCAGGCCGGGGCGGTAGGCGGTTTCACCGATGAGGCCCAGGTTATCCACAAATTTGATGTCGGTGCGGGGCGTCCAGGAGGTGGCGATGCTGCTGGTGCTCGTGGTGGGGGGCACGTAGCCCGAGAAGTCGTTGGCAGTCAGGTAGCCGTCGGTCACGTAGCCGTACATCTCACCCACGGGCCGGCCCACGCGGGCCAGGTAGTCCTGGGTGAGGGCCGTGCCGCCCCAGCCCGAGGTGATGCCGAGGATTTGCTGCTGGTCGCCGCCGAGGCTTTCGATGCGGCCGCGGTTAAACGAGGCGTTGGCCGTGGCCGTCCAGGTGAAGCTCTCGTTGCGAATCACGGTGCCGGTCAGCTGCAGTTCGAGGCCCTTATTCGAAGTCGAACCCACGTTCTGGAGCTGCGTGGTGTAGCCCAGGAAGGCCGGCACCGGCTTGTTCAGCAGCAGGTCGCTGGTGGTGTTGTAATAGGCGTCGGCCGTGAACTGCACGCGGTTGTCGAGCAGGGCCACGTCGATGCCGATGTTGCGGGTCGTGGTCGATTCCCAGATGAGGTTGGGGTTGGCCAGGCCGGTGGCCGCGGCGCCCAGCACCAGGGTGTGGTTCAGCGCATAAGGGGCGCTGCCGGCCTGGAACAGCTGGTTGTAGAGGAAGTCGTTGATGCGGTTGTTGCCGGCCTGGCCGTAGCTCAAGCGCAGCTTCAGGTCCGTGATGGTGGGGATTTCCTTGAAGAACTCCTCACGCGAAATGCGCCACGCGGCCGAAGCGCCGGGGAAGAAGCCCAGCTTCTTGCCGGGGGGGAATTTCGACGAGCCATCGACGCGGAACGTGCCCGTGAACAGGTACTTGTCGTCATAAGAGTAAGTCAGGCGACCGAAGCCCGAAAGCTGGCGGTAGTCGGCCGGAATGCTCGTCTGGGGCAGCACGGGCTGGGCCGTCTGGCCGGCCGGAATCACGCCCTGGTTGATGTTGGCCAGCGCGCGCTCGGCGGTGATTTCCAGCGGCAGGAAGTTGGTTTGGATGTAAATCTGGTCAGCCCGCTGCTGGTAGATTTCTTCGCCCAGCAGCACGCCGCCCGAGTGCTTGCCGCTCTTGAAGCTGTAGTCCAGCACGTTCGAGTTGTTGAGCGTGGCCTGCTTGGTGACGGTGAGCGTGGCGAAAGGCAGGTTGGAGTAGCCCCCCGAGGGCGAGCGCAGCGTGGGCGAGTACCGGCCGTTGAACGTGCCCAGGTTGATGTCGGTGATGTCGAAACCGGCCGTGGTGCGGAAGGTCAGGCCTTTCACAATCTCATAAGAAGCGTTGGCGCCGATGTTGATGGTGCGGCGCTTGTCGTTGCGGTATTCGTTGTCGATGGTCACGATGGGGTTCACCAGGCCCGAGAAGTCGGCCACGTCCGAGTCGAACACGGCGGGGTCGGGCACGAAGCCGTCGGGACGGGGCACCAACAGCGGCTGGTACTGCACGGCGTTGCGCAGGCGCGAAGTGGTGTTCGAGCCCGTGGTGGAGGTGCCGGCGCCCATGGTGCCCTGGTCGTTGTAGCGGGCGTTCAGGCCGATGCGGAACTTGTCGCTGGCCTTGGTGTCGAAGCGGAAGTTGAGCAGGTTGCGCGAGTAGTCCGAGCCGCGCTGAATGCCCTGCTCGTCGTTGCGGGTGAGGCTGAGCGAGTAGGTGGTGCCCTTGGCGCCGCCGGCCACCGACACGTTGTGCGTCTGTTGGAAGGCGTCGCGGCCAAATACCTCTTTCTGCCAGTTCACAAAGGGGGCGTTGCGGGCACGCAGCAGCGTGTCGCTGTTGAAGTTGGTGCTGCCGTACAGGCTCTTGAACGTGGGCAGGCCGCCCGAGACGTTGCCAATCACGCGCGAACGCTCGTACTCGTAATTCAGGTAATCCTGGGGCTGCAACACGTCCAGCGTCTTGGCAATGCGGCGCACGCCTGCAAAGCCGTTGTAGCTCACCACCGTGCGGCCTTCGGTGCCTTTCTTGGTGGTGATGATGATAACGCCGTTGGCGCCGCGGGCGCCGTAGATGGCCGTGGCCGAAGCGTCCTTCAGCACGTCGACGGAGGCGATGTCCTGCGGGGCAATCACGCTCAGCGCGTTTTCAATCTGAATGCCGTCGACCACGTACAGCGGCGAGTTGTCTTGGGTAATGGAGCCCCCGCCGCGCACGCGCACCTGCACGTTGAGGTTGCCGGGGGTGCCTTCGGCGCTGGTCAGCTGCACGCCGGCCAGGCGGCCGGTCAGGGCTTCCGCGGCCGAGTTCACGGGCACGTCCTTGATTTGCTGCGCGCTCACCGACGATACCGAGCCGGTGACGTCGCGGCGCTGCACCTCCTGGTAACCAATTACCACTACGTCTTCGAGCTGCTTGCTATCGGAAGCCAGCGTCACGTTGATGGTGGTTTGGTCGCCCACGGTTACTTCTTTCGACGTGAAGCCCACGAAGCTGAAGCGCAGCTTGGCCGTGGCGGCCGTGGCAGCGGGCAGCGAAAGGCTGTATTCGCCGTTGACGCCCGTCGAGGCGCCGTTGGTGGTGCCCTCCACGAGCACAGTCACGCCCGGCAGGCCCTCGCCTTCCGCCGACTTCACGACGCCCTGTATTTGGCGGCTTTGGGCCATGGCCAGCCCGATGCTCCCGAAAAACAGGAGCCAGACCAGGAGAAAATGTTTTTTCATGAGTGAAAAAATTGGGGTGGGAGTTTTTTTAAAGCTTGTTAGCGCAGGGCCTCGAGGGGCACGGCGTCCATGTCGGTGTATTCGCGGTTTTCGCCGGCCATGCCCCAGATGAAGGCGTAGTGGCTCGAGCCGCAGCCGGTGTGGATGGACCAGGGCGGCGAGAGGATGGCCTGCTCGGTGCTCACCCACAGCGGGCGCGTTTCGGTGGGCTCGCCCAGCAGGTGCAGCACGCGCTGGCCGGCGGGCAGGTTGAAGTAGAGGTAGGCCTCCATGCGGCGGTCGTGGGTGTGGCTGGGCATCGTGTTCCACACCGAGCCCACCTTGAGCTGGGTCAGGCCCATCACCAGCTGGCAGCTGGGGATGCCTTCTTGGTAGATGTACTTGTAGATGGTGCGCTCGTTGGCCGTTTCCCGGGCGCCCATTTCCACCGGCGTGGCTTCGGCCTGCGTGCGGCGCGTGGTGGGGTGCACCGCGTGCGCCGGGGCCGAGAGCAGGTAGAACTTGGCCGGCTGGGCCGCGTCCGCGCTGGCAAAAACCACTTCCTTCGAGCCCATGCCCACGTAGAGGCAGTCCTGGTTATTCAACTCGTACACCGTGCCGTCCACCGTCACGGTGCCGGCCCCGCCCACGTTCAGCGCGCCCAACTCGCGGCGCTCCAGGAAGAAATTGGCTTTCAGCGACTCCGGGCAGGGCAGCGTGAGCGCCGCGCCGGTGGGCTGGGCCCCGCCCACCACCATGCGGTCGTAGTGCGTGTAGGTCAGTTCGATTTCGCCGGGCGTGAAGATGTTCTCAATCAGGAAATGCTCCCGAATGCCGCTCGTGTTGAGCGTGGCCGTTTCGCGGGGGCCGATGGCAAAGCGCTGGGTCATGTTGTAAGGGTTGAGTTTTGAATGTTGAGGGTTGAGTTGTTCGGGTTTTTTTTCCTGAAATCAGGGGTGGTTTTTGATTCAAAACTCAGCCCTTAAAACTCAACCCTTCACTTACCGCCCCATCCAGCCGCCGTCGACGGTGAGGATGGTGCCGTGCACGTAGTCCGAGGCGGCCGAGGCCAGGAACACGGCCGGGCCGGCGTAGTCGGTGGGCAGGGCCCAGCGGCCGGCCGGAATGCGCGCGAGAATGGCGGCGCTGCGCTCCTCGTCCTGGCGCAGGGCGGCCGTGTTGTCGGTGGCCACGTAGCCGGGGGCAATGGCGTTCACGTTCACGCCGCGGCCGGCCCACTCGTTGGCCAGCGCCTTCACCAGGCTGCCCACGCCGCCCTTGCTGGCGGCGTAGCTCGGCACGTTGATGCCGCCCTGAAAGGTGAGCAGCGAGGCCGTGAAGATGATTTTGCCCGAGCCGTTCTGCAACATCTGCCCGCCAATGGCGCGGGCCAGGCGGAAGGGCGCGTCGAGGTTGATGCTCAGCACGGCGTCCCAGTCCTCGTCGGAGTGCTCGGCGGCCGGCGCGCGGCGGATGATGCCGGCGTTGTTGAACAGAATGTCGATGACCGGAAAGTCGGCCTGCACCTGCTTGATGAAGCCCTGCAGCTCCTCCAGCTTGCCGAAATCGGCCTGATAGCCGTTGTATTCGCGGCCCAGGGCCTGCACGGCCAGCTCCGTTTCGCCGCCCTTGGGCATGTGGATGGATACGCCAATGATGTCGGCGCCGGCTTCGGCCAGCCCGAGGGCAATGGCTTGTCCGATACCACGGTCGCAGCCCGTGACGAGGGCACGCTTACCAGCCAGGCTAAACGCAGAAGAGAATGCAGTCATAAAAGGGACAATGCGGAGAAGAAAAAGAGAAGAATTCAGCGGCACCAAGCGGTTGGCGCCGGTCTTGCTTCATAAATATTTCATGGCAGACCCGCCAAAAGCAAGAGTTGGACAATCTATTTTTGTGCAATCGTTGCCGGGAACGATGCCATACCAGGATTACGCCACTACATTCCGCCAAAAAACGCCTGTAAGGCCGCGAAACCATATCCTCACACCCCATTCTAACGCAAGGCCGCTTTATCAATAATAATTGCACTTTATTAATAAAACCAACTTTTATTAGCGTATTTAGCCATGTCGTGATTTACCAGCTGTGCCGGCCTGCTCCCGGTAGCGTCCCCGTCCTTCTGCCGCGCTAAAATCAGCTTGGGGATGGGGGTAGCACAGCCCCTGATGGGCTCAACTCACCTACTGCGGCCCCAGGGCGCCATACGCAACAGGCCCCGCTGCTGCGCCGGAGCGCACCAACGGGGCCTGTCCTGAAATAACGGACGGCAGCTATTCGCCGGCCAGCGGGTTCCAGTTGCCCAACACAGCTTCGCGGGTGTAGAAGGCTGCCTGCTGGGGCGTGAGCTGGCGGCTCCACAGAATGCGGGCCTTGGGGGCCGCGCCATCGCCGGTCGACTTGTATTCGGCAAAAAAGGCGTCCTGCTTGTTGCTTTCCTTGCCCCAGTGGTCCCAGCCTTTGGGCTTGATGATGTTGCTCAGCTCGCAGTTGAGGAGTACGGTTTTGCCGAAGGGTTTCCAGGGGCGGGCCAGGAAGTAGGAATCGGGCGGAGCCTCGCCGCCAATCTTGCAGCGCTGCAGCACGATGCCGTAGCGGATGCTGTCGGGGGTGGAGGCGGCGATGATGACCGTGCCGCCCGTTTTGCAAAACAGCGTGCACTCCTCAAAATAGGCCGTGGCCGAGCCCAGGATGTAGTCGGTAGTGCCCTCAATGTAGCAGTTCTTGTAGTACTGGCGGCTGCCGTAGCCGTACACGTACAGCGTGTCGCGGAAGCCCAGGAAGCGGCAATTCACGAACTTGGCGCGGTCGCCGTACACCCACATGGCCGGGCCCTGGCCCACGGTGCCGGCGGTGTTTTCGAAGGTGATGTTTTCGGCCGAGAAGTCGTTGCCAAATGCCCGGAACGTGGACGCCTCGGAGGTGCCCAGGGGCTCACCGTTGGCGGGGGTGCGGCCGTTGTAGTCGTCGAAGGTGAGGATGGTGGTGTTGAGGTCTTCCCCCATCAGCTTCACAAAGTTTTGCTTCTTGGCAAGGTTCAGCTTTTCCTTATAGATGCCCTTGCGGATGAAAATAATGATGGGCGTTTTGTTGTTGAGCGGCACCGCATCGAGGGCGGCCTGCACGGTGCGGAAGTTGCCGGAGCCGTCTTGCGCCACCACCACGGTTTTGGTTTGGGCGAAGCCGCTGAAGCCGGTCAGCAGCAACAGAAAGAGTAGAATTTTAGACATGAGCGGTGGGTGGGTAGGGAAAAGGCGCCGCGAGCATGTGGCCGCTGCAAGCAATGCGAATTTAGAACGATATTTTCGACCAGTCCAAATTAATAATCGCCCAAACACCTTATTTGACCATTCGACTACAAAATAAACCAATTTTTTCGCCATCAATCCCGCTTCTACCTTCCCTTTCTATCCGTCCTTTCGCAATAGCTTCCGTGGGCTGCGCCACCCAGGTATTTGGATTCTCGCCTTGGCCGTCTGCCCTCGACACACGAGTGGCCCGCTGGCAACTGCCAACGGGCCACTCCGGGAAAACCTTCCGATACCCGCTACGGCCCTACCAGTAAACGGTGTAGAGCACAGTGAGGATGGCCACAATGGCCATGGCGCCGATGGCAAAGCCGGGGGTGGTTTTGAACATGCTGCGGTCCACTTCCAGGCCATTGGTTTTTACGCCGCGGCTGGTTTCGAATAGACTGATGAGCACCATCATTACCACGCAGATGACGAACACGAAGCCCATGCGGTCAAGGAACGGGATTTCGTACACGCCTTCGGCGTTAGGCACCGCAAAGCCCAGCGGCGCCAGTAACTTCAGGCTCACGTAGTTGGGTAGGAACTTGAACATCACCGACAGCAGGAAGCCGCCCACGGTGGCAAACAGCGCCGCCGTGGAGGTGGTGCGCTTCCAGAAGAAGCCCAGGATGAACATGGCGAAAATGCCCGGCGACACGAAGCCGGTGTACTCCTGAATGTACTGAAAACCACCTTTCTTGTCGATGCCCAGGTGCGGCGCAATCAGCACGCCCAGAATCATGGCCACCACCACGGTGATTTTGCCCACGTTCACCAGCGTCTTTTCCGACGCTTCGGGGTTGATGACCTTCTTGTAAACGTCGAGCGTGAAGATGGTGGCAATGGAGTTGGCTTTGCCGGCCAGCGAGGCCACCACGGCGGCCGTGAGAGCGGCGAAGGACAGGCCCTTGAGGCCCACCGGCAAGATGTTGAGCAGCACCGGGTAGGCGCGGTCGGGGTTCAGGTCGGCACCGGCGCCGAACTCGGCGGCGCCGAACACGTCCTGCTTGTAGAGCACGTAGGCGGCAATGCCGGGCAGCACCACAATCACGGGCATCAGCAACTTGAGGAAGGCCGCGAACAGGATGCCGCCGCGGGCCGTGGGCAGGTCGGCGCCCAGCGCGCGCTGGGTGATGTACTGGTTGCAGCCCCAGTAGTTGAGGTTCACAATCCACATGCCGCCGAGCAGCACCGTGAGGCCGGGCAGGTCGATGAAGTTGGGGTTGTCCTTCTTGAAAATCATCTGGAAGTGGTCGGAGGCATTTTGCGTCATCAGGTTGAAGCCGTTGATGACGCCGGAGCTGCCGTAGTGCTCGGCCACCATGTTCATGGCCAGGTAGGTGGTGGCCAGGCCGCCCAGGATGAGGAAGAACACCTGAATTACGTCCGTAAAGCCAATCACCTTCATGCCGCCCAGCGTAATGATGACGGCAAACGCAGCCAGCGCATACAGGCAGAAGGTGAGGTTGAGGTCGGCGATGCTGCTGATGGCAATGGCACCGAGATAGAGAATGGACGTCAGGTTGACCACCACGTA
This DNA window, taken from Hymenobacter sp. 5317J-9, encodes the following:
- a CDS encoding TonB-dependent receptor, with amino-acid sequence MKKHFLLVWLLFFGSIGLAMAQSRQIQGVVKSAEGEGLPGVTVLVEGTTNGASTGVNGEYSLSLPAATAATAKLRFSFVGFTSKEVTVGDQTTINVTLASDSKQLEDVVVIGYQEVQRRDVTGSVSSVSAQQIKDVPVNSAAEALTGRLAGVQLTSAEGTPGNLNVQVRVRGGGSITQDNSPLYVVDGIQIENALSVIAPQDIASVDVLKDASATAIYGARGANGVIIITTKKGTEGRTVVSYNGFAGVRRIAKTLDVLQPQDYLNYEYERSRVIGNVSGGLPTFKSLYGSTNFNSDTLLRARNAPFVNWQKEVFGRDAFQQTHNVSVAGGAKGTTYSLSLTRNDEQGIQRGSDYSRNLLNFRFDTKASDKFRIGLNARYNDQGTMGAGTSTTGSNTTSRLRNAVQYQPLLVPRPDGFVPDPAVFDSDVADFSGLVNPIVTIDNEYRNDKRRTINIGANASYEIVKGLTFRTTAGFDITDINLGTFNGRYSPTLRSPSGGYSNLPFATLTVTKQATLNNSNVLDYSFKSGKHSGGVLLGEEIYQQRADQIYIQTNFLPLEITAERALANINQGVIPAGQTAQPVLPQTSIPADYRQLSGFGRLTYSYDDKYLFTGTFRVDGSSKFPPGKKLGFFPGASAAWRISREEFFKEIPTITDLKLRLSYGQAGNNRINDFLYNQLFQAGSAPYALNHTLVLGAAATGLANPNLIWESTTTRNIGIDVALLDNRVQFTADAYYNTTSDLLLNKPVPAFLGYTTQLQNVGSTSNKGLELQLTGTVIRNESFTWTATANASFNRGRIESLGGDQQQILGITSGWGGTALTQDYLARVGRPVGEMYGYVTDGYLTANDFSGYVPPTTSTSSIATSWTPRTDIKFVDNLGLIGETAYRPGLLKLKDLNGDGKIDANDQTVIGNANPKMVGGLNQQFTFKGFDASVFLNFVLGNDVYNANKIEFTSNTANTAFNNVLGIMGNRYRIIEADGSPITTIARLNEVNQNANIWTPTRNLVFHSWAVEDGSFLRVNNITVGYTLPKALTGRAKIQSLRFYLTANNVYTFTKYTGYDPEVNTRRATPLTPGVDYAAYPRSRALLFGVNLSL
- the kduI gene encoding 5-dehydro-4-deoxy-D-glucuronate isomerase is translated as MTQRFAIGPRETATLNTSGIREHFLIENIFTPGEIELTYTHYDRMVVGGAQPTGAALTLPCPESLKANFFLERRELGALNVGGAGTVTVDGTVYELNNQDCLYVGMGSKEVVFASADAAQPAKFYLLSAPAHAVHPTTRRTQAEATPVEMGARETANERTIYKYIYQEGIPSCQLVMGLTQLKVGSVWNTMPSHTHDRRMEAYLYFNLPAGQRVLHLLGEPTETRPLWVSTEQAILSPPWSIHTGCGSSHYAFIWGMAGENREYTDMDAVPLEALR
- a CDS encoding SDR family oxidoreductase, producing the protein MTAFSSAFSLAGKRALVTGCDRGIGQAIALGLAEAGADIIGVSIHMPKGGETELAVQALGREYNGYQADFGKLEELQGFIKQVQADFPVIDILFNNAGIIRRAPAAEHSDEDWDAVLSINLDAPFRLARAIGGQMLQNGSGKIIFTASLLTFQGGINVPSYAASKGGVGSLVKALANEWAGRGVNVNAIAPGYVATDNTAALRQDEERSAAILARIPAGRWALPTDYAGPAVFLASAASDYVHGTILTVDGGWMGR
- a CDS encoding pectinesterase family protein, whose translation is MSKILLFLLLLTGFSGFAQTKTVVVAQDGSGNFRTVQAALDAVPLNNKTPIIIFIRKGIYKEKLNLAKKQNFVKLMGEDLNTTILTFDDYNGRTPANGEPLGTSEASTFRAFGNDFSAENITFENTAGTVGQGPAMWVYGDRAKFVNCRFLGFRDTLYVYGYGSRQYYKNCYIEGTTDYILGSATAYFEECTLFCKTGGTVIIAASTPDSIRYGIVLQRCKIGGEAPPDSYFLARPWKPFGKTVLLNCELSNIIKPKGWDHWGKESNKQDAFFAEYKSTGDGAAPKARILWSRQLTPQQAAFYTREAVLGNWNPLAGE